From one Nycticebus coucang isolate mNycCou1 chromosome 14, mNycCou1.pri, whole genome shotgun sequence genomic stretch:
- the MRGPRX2 gene encoding mas-related G-protein coupled receptor member X2, which translates to MAKLPELARVDSSPEKNEKRPRSTDGGFLSMNSTIPPVTEIITKNGNEQHPLPTCGKEPLILSSLILAIALVGLAGNGVVLWLLGFCMRRNAFSVYILNLAAADFLFLSFLIVNCLGIVIGTLHSISVFIPNAIATVLTFAYLAGLSILSAISTERCLSVLRPIWYRCRRPRHLSAITCALLWGLSLLLSILEGEYCGLLFRWGDYDWCRMFDFITAAWLIVLFVILSGSSLALLVRILCSSQRMPLTRLYVTIVFTVLAFLICGLPFGIYWFLLTWKVDVFTCYLDLVLVVLSCVNSSANPIIYFFVGSSRQRWWRQQRRTLKLVLQQALQDTPEVDNGEGSFPRGSLEMSGSSLV; encoded by the coding sequence GAGCACTGACGGAGGGTTTCTGAGCATGAACTCAACCATTCCTCCAGTGACTGAAATCATAACAAAGAATGGAAATGAACAGCACCCTCTTCCAACTTGTGGCAAAGAGCCTCTGATCCTGTCCTCGCTAATCCTCGCCATTGCCCTGGTTGGGCTGGCAGGAAACGGGGTTGTGCTCTGGCTCCTGGGCTTCTGCATGCGCAGGAACGCCTTTTCCGTCTACATCCTCAACTTGGCGGCCGCCGACTTTCTCTTCCTTAGTTTCCTAATTGTAAATTGCCTGGGGATCGTCATTGGCACCTTGCATAGCATATCGGTCTTCATCCCTAACGCCATCGCCACTGTGTTGACTTTTGCTTACCTTGCAGGTCTGAGCATACTGAGCGCCATTAGCACCGAGCGCTGCCTGTCGGTCCTGCGGCCCATCTGGTACCGCTGTCGCCGCCCCAGACACCTGTCTGCGATCACATGTGCCCTGCTCTGGGGCCTGTCCCTGCTCCTGAGCATCCTAGAAGGGGAGTACTGTGGCCTCCTGTTTAGGTGGGGTGACTATGATTGGTGTCGCATGTTTGATTTCATCACTGCAGCGTGGCTCATTGTTTTATTTGTGATTCTCTCTGGgtccagcctggccctgctggTGAGGATCCTCTGCAGCTCCCAGCGGATGCCACTGACCAGGCTGTATGTGACTATTGTGTTCACAGTGCTGGCCTTCCTCATCTGTGGCTTGCCCTTCGGCATCTACTGGTTCCTCTTAACCTGGAAAGTTGATGTGTTCACTTGTTACCTTGATTTGGTTTTAGTTGTCCTGTCCTGTGTTAACAGCAGCGCCAACCCCATCATTTACTTCTTCGTGGGCTCCTCTAGGCAGCGGTGGTGGCGTCAGCAGAGGAGGACCCTCAAGCTGGTTCTCCAGCAGGCTCTTCAGGACACCCCCGAGGTGGATAATGGTGAAGGAAGCTTTCCTCGGGGATCCCTCGAGATGTCCGGCAGCAGTTTGGTGTAG